One window of the Peptacetobacter hiranonis genome contains the following:
- a CDS encoding sigma factor, which yields MENIKTKEIRVSEEFIEKHIPFIISCISKFTGRYVSIENDDEYSIGMIAFVEAIEKYKEEKGDFYAFSRLVIESRLKNFFEKENKYSKNKSIEEYKEKGTDLVENLEDHDKEDLNREFTINEINQLKEEIEEFGFGFEELVNEAPKHKDTREKAIDISEKSSKEKDITDFMFMKKRLPIKNMSDRFDVSEKVIRKSKLFIITVIIILFRGYRNLKLWIKKGR from the coding sequence ATGGAAAATATAAAAACAAAGGAAATTCGGGTAAGCGAAGAATTTATAGAAAAACATATACCATTTATAATTTCTTGTATAAGTAAATTCACAGGAAGGTATGTGTCTATAGAAAATGATGACGAATACAGCATAGGTATGATAGCTTTTGTAGAAGCTATAGAAAAATACAAAGAAGAAAAAGGAGATTTTTATGCTTTTTCTAGGTTAGTAATCGAGAGCAGATTGAAAAATTTCTTTGAAAAAGAGAACAAGTACAGTAAAAATAAATCTATAGAAGAATATAAAGAAAAGGGAACTGACTTAGTAGAGAATTTAGAAGATCACGACAAAGAGGATTTGAATAGAGAGTTTACTATAAACGAGATAAATCAATTAAAAGAAGAAATAGAGGAATTTGGATTTGGTTTTGAAGAACTTGTAAATGAGGCTCCAAAGCATAAAGATACTAGAGAAAAAGCAATAGACATATCTGAAAAATCTAGTAAAGAAAAAGATATAACAGATTTCATGTTTATGAAAAAGAGATTACCTATAAAAAATATGTCTGATAGGTTTGATGTAAGCGAAAAAGTGATTAGAAAGAGCAAGTTGTTTATTATAACAGTTATAATTATACTCTTTAGAGGATATAGAAATTTAAAACTGTGGATAAAGAAGGGGAGATAA
- a CDS encoding ABC transporter permease, which translates to MISVVTQSLILAIMAIGVYITFKILDFPDMTADGSYTMGAAISAAALAGGLNPLVGVLLAVVGGALAGMVTGLLHIKVKISNLLSGILTMGMLYSINLRIMGKSNIPLFTFPNLFKGNIPPVVIALIFVLIAKILLDLFLKTGLGYTLKGVGDNEQMIKSLGINIGNIKILGLMISNALIALSGALMAQFQGFADVTMGIGTLVLGIASIIIGLTLFKKIRAVKATTAILIGAFIYQFTIYFALNLGMLSTDLKLISSLVIVTFLAVGNLQLKKKAESK; encoded by the coding sequence ATGATTTCAGTAGTTACACAAAGTTTAATTTTAGCAATTATGGCGATTGGGGTATACATTACCTTCAAAATACTAGACTTCCCAGATATGACAGCAGATGGAAGTTACACAATGGGAGCTGCAATATCAGCAGCAGCACTTGCGGGAGGATTAAATCCACTAGTTGGAGTTTTACTTGCAGTAGTTGGAGGAGCTTTAGCAGGAATGGTTACAGGTCTTCTTCACATAAAAGTAAAAATCTCAAATCTATTATCAGGAATACTAACAATGGGGATGCTTTACTCAATAAATCTTAGAATAATGGGAAAATCAAATATACCACTATTCACATTCCCTAATCTATTCAAAGGTAATATACCTCCAGTAGTAATAGCACTTATATTCGTATTAATAGCAAAAATATTACTTGATCTATTCTTAAAAACAGGACTTGGATACACATTAAAAGGTGTTGGAGATAATGAACAGATGATAAAATCACTTGGAATAAACATAGGAAATATAAAAATATTAGGACTTATGATATCAAATGCTTTAATAGCATTATCTGGTGCTCTAATGGCACAGTTCCAAGGATTTGCAGACGTAACAATGGGAATTGGTACCCTAGTACTTGGTATAGCATCAATAATAATCGGACTTACATTATTCAAAAAAATCAGAGCTGTAAAAGCTACAACAGCAATACTAATAGGTGCTTTCATCTACCAGTTCACTATCTACTTCGCACTAAACTTAGGAATGCTTTCTACAGATTTAAAACTTATAAGCTCACTTGTAATCGTTACATTCTTAGCAGTTGGTAATCTTCAGTTAAAAAAGAAAGCTGAAAGTAAATAA
- a CDS encoding ABC transporter ATP-binding protein encodes MLQLKKITKTFPNPCGDDNTVLNKLSIDIPDGEFVCIVGSNGTGKSTLLNIISGLLKETSGQILLDGTDISNLPEHKKTQVISRVFQNPSLGTCPSMTVRENLSLALNKGKLLNLRKCLRHTDDTLESLLEGISLDLKKFLDTQVQFLSGGQRQSLSLIMSCLADPKVLLLDEHTAALDPKTSNEVIALTNDIVRKKNITTLMVTHNLKHALEYGDRLVMLHKGEIVMDVTGEDKKNMTVEDILEKFEYAV; translated from the coding sequence ATGCTACAGCTAAAAAAAATAACTAAAACCTTCCCAAATCCATGTGGAGATGATAATACAGTTTTAAACAAACTTTCAATAGATATACCAGACGGAGAATTTGTATGCATCGTAGGAAGTAATGGTACTGGTAAATCCACTTTATTAAATATAATCTCTGGATTATTAAAAGAAACATCAGGACAGATTTTATTAGATGGAACAGATATTAGTAATCTTCCTGAACACAAAAAAACTCAGGTAATCAGTAGAGTTTTCCAAAATCCTAGCTTAGGAACTTGCCCTTCAATGACAGTTAGAGAAAATCTTTCTCTAGCATTAAATAAAGGGAAACTTTTAAATCTTAGAAAATGTCTAAGACATACAGATGATACACTTGAATCTTTATTAGAAGGTATATCACTTGATTTAAAAAAATTCCTTGATACACAGGTTCAGTTCTTATCTGGTGGACAAAGACAGTCATTATCGCTAATAATGTCTTGTCTAGCAGATCCAAAGGTACTACTACTTGACGAACATACAGCAGCACTAGATCCAAAAACATCAAATGAAGTAATAGCTCTTACTAACGACATAGTTAGAAAGAAAAACATAACTACACTTATGGTTACTCATAATCTTAAACACGCTCTAGAATACGGAGATAGACTTGTTATGCTACACAAAGGAGAAATTGTAATGGATGTTACTGGCGAAGATAAAAAAAATATGACTGTTGAAGATATTTTAGAAAAATTCGAATACGCTGTATAA
- a CDS encoding ABC transporter substrate-binding protein, giving the protein MKINKKLIALITTGILSISMLTGCSSGGESTSSDSVKKVGITQLVEHPSLDQTKEGFIKALEDNGYKDGENVEIDYQNAQNDNPTSQTIASNFVNDKKDLIYAISTPSAQAAFNATQDIPVLFTAVTDPVEAGLVKSLDNKDGGNVSGTSDFLSIDKTMSLVEKLTPQAKKIAVIYSTSEVNSKVQVDSLKEYAKTKGWEVIEKGISASSEVNQAITSVVGKADVLYVPTDNLVVSSMPIIAKVANENKLPIIASDEGSVTSGALACGGVDYYQLGYKTGEMAVQILKGEKQPSDLAVETMDEPVITMNEDTMKTLGIEKPADIDVKLVKTEN; this is encoded by the coding sequence ATGAAAATTAACAAGAAATTAATCGCACTTATAACTACAGGAATTTTATCAATTTCAATGCTTACTGGCTGTTCAAGTGGAGGTGAATCTACTTCTTCGGACTCAGTTAAGAAAGTAGGTATAACCCAGCTTGTAGAACATCCATCTCTTGATCAGACTAAAGAAGGATTCATAAAAGCATTAGAAGACAATGGTTATAAAGACGGAGAAAATGTAGAAATAGACTATCAAAATGCTCAAAATGATAACCCCACTTCTCAGACAATTGCTAGTAATTTCGTAAATGACAAAAAAGATTTAATCTATGCAATATCTACTCCATCAGCTCAAGCTGCATTCAATGCAACACAAGATATTCCGGTATTATTCACAGCTGTAACAGATCCAGTAGAGGCAGGCCTTGTAAAATCTTTAGATAACAAAGACGGAGGAAATGTATCAGGTACTTCTGACTTCTTATCAATAGACAAAACTATGTCTTTAGTTGAAAAATTAACTCCACAGGCTAAAAAAATAGCTGTAATATATTCTACAAGTGAAGTTAATTCTAAAGTTCAGGTTGATTCTTTAAAAGAATATGCTAAAACTAAAGGCTGGGAAGTAATAGAAAAAGGAATCAGTGCATCTTCAGAAGTAAATCAGGCTATAACTTCAGTTGTAGGAAAAGCAGATGTTCTTTACGTTCCAACAGACAACCTAGTTGTATCTTCAATGCCTATAATAGCTAAAGTTGCAAATGAAAATAAATTACCTATAATCGCATCTGATGAAGGTTCTGTAACATCTGGAGCTCTTGCTTGTGGTGGTGTTGACTACTATCAGTTAGGATACAAAACTGGTGAAATGGCAGTTCAGATATTAAAAGGTGAAAAACAGCCTTCTGACCTAGCTGTAGAAACTATGGACGAACCAGTTATAACTATGAATGAAGACACTATGAAAACTTTAGGTATAGAAAAACCAGCTGATATTGACGTAAAACTTGTTAAAACAGAAAATTAG
- a CDS encoding ABC transporter substrate-binding protein has translation MKSNKKILSLILSLTLGATLLTGCSGGGKSSGSSDEVKKIGITQLVEHPALDQAREGFIEGLKENGFVEGENLEVDFQNAQNDNPTSQTIASNFANDKKDLIFAVSTPSAQAALNATQDIPIVFTAVTDAVEAGLVKSNESSENNVTGTSDAIPVDKSLELIKKFVPNVKTIGVVCNTSEINSKLQVDTLRKAAEKEGIKVIDKGATQANEVNQAVAAVAKEADVIFTPTDNLVASSMPIITKVATENKIPVIGSEEGHVENGALACNGINYKNLGKKAGEMAAQILKGEKQPSEIPVATMEETTIIINKSTMEKLGIKDPQIENAIFK, from the coding sequence ATGAAATCAAATAAAAAAATATTATCTTTAATACTATCTTTAACATTAGGAGCAACATTACTTACAGGATGCTCAGGTGGTGGAAAATCTTCAGGATCATCTGATGAAGTAAAGAAAATAGGTATAACTCAGCTAGTTGAACATCCAGCACTTGACCAGGCAAGAGAAGGATTTATAGAAGGACTTAAAGAAAATGGTTTTGTAGAAGGAGAAAACCTAGAAGTAGATTTCCAAAATGCTCAGAACGATAACCCTACTTCTCAGACAATAGCTAGCAACTTCGCAAATGATAAAAAAGACTTAATATTTGCAGTATCTACTCCATCTGCTCAGGCTGCATTAAATGCTACTCAGGATATACCAATAGTATTCACAGCAGTTACAGATGCTGTTGAAGCTGGACTTGTAAAAAGCAATGAATCATCAGAAAATAATGTAACTGGTACATCTGATGCAATACCAGTAGATAAATCATTAGAACTAATAAAAAAATTCGTACCAAATGTTAAAACAATCGGTGTTGTTTGCAACACAAGTGAAATAAACTCTAAATTACAGGTAGATACTTTAAGAAAAGCTGCTGAAAAAGAAGGTATAAAAGTAATAGATAAAGGTGCAACTCAAGCAAATGAAGTTAACCAGGCGGTTGCAGCAGTTGCAAAAGAAGCTGATGTAATATTCACACCAACAGATAACCTAGTAGCATCTTCAATGCCTATAATAACTAAAGTAGCAACTGAAAATAAGATACCCGTTATAGGTTCTGAAGAAGGACATGTTGAAAATGGCGCACTTGCTTGTAATGGAATAAACTACAAAAATCTTGGTAAAAAAGCTGGAGAAATGGCAGCTCAGATACTAAAAGGTGAAAAACAACCTTCTGAAATACCAGTAGCTACTATGGAAGAAACTACAATAATAATAAACAAGTCAACAATGGAAAAACTTGGAATAAAAGATCCTCAAATAGAAAACGCAATATTTAAATAA
- a CDS encoding IS3 family transposase, which translates to MSKKQFSKEETLELSKNPFVKNVSCKSITYTNEFKIHFITEYNKGKNPTQIFKEAGFDTNIIGAKRIKCASERWRKSYKENGILGLDDSRVNNSGRPRKRKLTDKEIIDKKDAEIAYLKAELELVKKLDFEERQVMNNKLPSVKIFKLINDVINKYCLKKMIKHLCIVAGVSRSGFYNYLKNKNVISKQEEKDLEAKEIILKAYKFRGYKKGSRSIKMILKSKFNIIFNRKKIQRIMKKYGIKCPIRESNPAKRMGKARKEHHTVPNKLNREFKQGIPGKVLLTDITYMPYGNGKTAYLSTVKDSSTNEILSYHLSKNLKMDIVISTINNLMLSNSDKLHKDAFIHSDQGVHYTSTIFQNLLKKYNLGQSMSRKGNCWDNAPQESFFGHMKDEIDYKSCNTFEELKSLIDDYMDYYNNDRCQWNLKQLTPIQYRSQLLAA; encoded by the coding sequence ATGAGTAAAAAACAATTTAGTAAAGAAGAAACATTAGAGCTATCAAAAAATCCATTTGTAAAGAATGTAAGCTGTAAATCAATAACATATACAAATGAATTTAAAATACATTTCATAACAGAATACAATAAGGGAAAAAATCCAACACAGATATTTAAAGAAGCAGGTTTTGACACTAACATCATAGGTGCAAAACGTATTAAATGCGCTAGCGAGCGATGGAGAAAGTCATATAAAGAAAATGGTATTTTGGGACTAGATGATTCTAGAGTTAATAATTCTGGAAGACCAAGAAAAAGAAAATTAACAGATAAAGAGATAATAGATAAGAAGGATGCTGAAATAGCATATCTTAAAGCAGAGCTAGAACTAGTAAAAAAGCTAGACTTCGAAGAAAGGCAGGTGATGAATAATAAGCTACCTTCGGTGAAAATATTCAAATTAATTAATGATGTAATAAATAAATATTGTTTAAAAAAAATGATAAAACATCTATGTATTGTTGCAGGAGTATCTAGATCTGGATTTTATAACTATTTAAAAAACAAGAATGTAATAAGCAAACAAGAAGAAAAGGATTTAGAAGCAAAAGAAATAATTCTTAAAGCATATAAGTTCAGAGGATACAAAAAAGGTTCTCGTTCAATAAAAATGATTTTAAAAAGTAAATTTAATATAATATTTAACAGAAAAAAAATTCAAAGAATAATGAAAAAATATGGAATTAAATGTCCTATTCGCGAGTCAAATCCAGCTAAACGTATGGGAAAAGCAAGAAAAGAACATCACACAGTTCCTAATAAATTGAATAGAGAATTTAAACAAGGTATACCAGGAAAAGTACTTTTAACTGATATTACGTATATGCCGTACGGCAATGGGAAAACAGCATATTTATCAACTGTAAAAGATTCTTCTACGAATGAAATTTTATCGTATCATTTATCGAAGAATTTAAAAATGGATATTGTTATTTCAACTATTAACAATCTCATGTTATCAAATTCAGACAAATTACATAAAGATGCATTTATTCATTCTGATCAAGGAGTTCATTATACAAGTACTATTTTTCAGAACTTGTTAAAAAAATATAATTTAGGTCAATCTATGTCTAGAAAAGGTAATTGTTGGGACAATGCTCCGCAGGAGTCATTCTTTGGTCATATGAAAGATGAAATAGATTATAAAAGTTGCAATACATTTGAAGAGTTAAAAAGTTTAATAGATGATTATATGGATTATTATAATAATGATCGTTGTCAGTGGAATTTAAAACAGCTGACTCCTATTCAATATAGAAGTCAGCTGCTTGCTGCTTAA
- the ygjK gene encoding alpha-glucosidase: MKKRGMIKKGLILGLIVILGLVIIIAKSADKKETVAKADKAKSLTDFSNVLDVTANPKEKLYGTYDTNEYNNFSDMGAWHGYYLHQKSATNLYGGFAGPVIIAEEYPVNLSDSINKINLEKATSKGTYEKIDLTKATTSEVYYPGRLEQTYDLDELTLKLKLIFGTNRSALIETKIINKTNEDLTLKLSWDGHLFTWYTSEENKMGTTLSGNEDGVKVNFNENRAIWDYMTTAENSFDIVLSEDDIKTTVTDDKLSYVIEKEEPVTIGANSEYNTYQTQSFTFTNEEKTSEKAKVDDLLKNPEKYFEENNSRWQEYVNTIFENDTNIDVKYQNAAVKSIETLMTNWRSAAGAIKHDGVIPSMSYKSFIGMWAWDSWKQVAATTYFNEELAKDNVRALFDYQIKSDDSVRPQDAGAIIDCIFYNQNEDRGGDGGNWNERNSKPALAAWAVNSVYRRTGDKEFLKEMYPKLVAYHNWWYTNRDIDKNGIAEYGGMVHETCYDWRNYDYKVGQNVEGFGTVNEDGFILDDNGERIVCPEAGIEAAAWESGMDNATRFDREGSGPDDKGIEIYTVRNDKHDPVGYVINQESVDLNAYLYAEKGFLKSMAEELGYQDDVEKYTKEAEKLQKYINEKMYDEETGFYYDVQTNEDGSEKKLLVNRGKGTEGWIPLWAKAATKDRAAKVVENMTDSNKFNTLVPFPTASKDNAKYAPEKYWRGPVWLDQALYAVEALQNYGYDDEAKDATIKLFDNTKGLLESGPIHENYNPETGEGLHTKNFSWSASAFYMLYQNTLTSNNTTSQTGFDIPEVK; encoded by the coding sequence ATGAAAAAAAGAGGGATGATTAAAAAAGGCCTAATTTTAGGTCTAATTGTTATATTAGGTTTGGTTATAATAATTGCAAAATCAGCTGATAAAAAAGAAACTGTTGCAAAAGCTGATAAAGCAAAATCACTTACTGATTTTAGTAATGTTTTAGATGTAACAGCTAATCCAAAAGAAAAACTTTATGGTACATATGATACAAATGAGTATAATAACTTTTCAGATATGGGAGCTTGGCATGGATATTATTTACATCAAAAATCAGCAACAAATTTATATGGAGGATTTGCTGGACCAGTAATTATTGCTGAGGAATATCCAGTTAATTTATCTGATTCAATTAATAAAATCAATCTAGAAAAAGCAACATCAAAGGGAACTTATGAAAAAATTGATCTGACTAAAGCGACTACGAGTGAAGTATATTATCCAGGTCGTCTTGAACAGACTTATGATTTAGATGAATTAACATTAAAATTAAAATTAATTTTTGGTACTAATCGTAGTGCTTTAATTGAAACAAAAATAATAAATAAAACTAATGAAGATTTAACATTAAAACTATCTTGGGATGGACACTTATTTACTTGGTATACAAGTGAAGAAAATAAAATGGGAACTACATTAAGTGGAAATGAAGATGGAGTAAAAGTTAACTTCAATGAAAATAGAGCTATTTGGGATTATATGACAACAGCTGAAAATTCATTTGATATTGTACTAAGTGAAGATGATATTAAAACAACAGTTACTGATGATAAGTTGTCATATGTAATCGAGAAAGAAGAACCAGTAACTATTGGTGCTAATAGCGAATATAATACTTATCAGACACAGAGCTTTACTTTTACAAATGAAGAAAAAACTTCAGAAAAAGCTAAAGTAGATGATTTATTAAAAAATCCTGAGAAATATTTTGAAGAAAATAATTCTCGTTGGCAAGAATATGTAAATACTATTTTTGAAAATGATACAAATATCGATGTTAAATATCAAAATGCTGCAGTAAAATCAATTGAAACTTTGATGACTAACTGGCGTTCTGCTGCAGGAGCAATCAAACATGATGGAGTTATACCATCAATGTCATATAAATCATTCATTGGTATGTGGGCATGGGATTCTTGGAAACAGGTAGCAGCTACAACATATTTTAATGAAGAATTAGCTAAGGACAATGTTCGTGCATTATTTGATTATCAAATTAAGAGTGATGATTCAGTTCGTCCACAAGATGCAGGAGCTATAATCGACTGTATTTTCTATAATCAAAATGAAGACCGTGGTGGTGATGGTGGTAACTGGAATGAACGAAATTCTAAACCTGCATTAGCGGCATGGGCAGTTAATAGTGTATATCGTAGAACTGGTGATAAAGAGTTCTTAAAAGAAATGTATCCAAAATTAGTAGCTTACCATAATTGGTGGTATACAAATCGTGATATTGATAAAAATGGTATTGCTGAATATGGTGGAATGGTACATGAAACATGTTACGATTGGCGTAATTATGACTATAAAGTAGGTCAGAATGTTGAAGGTTTTGGTACAGTTAACGAAGACGGATTTATCTTGGATGATAATGGTGAACGTATTGTATGTCCAGAAGCAGGAATAGAAGCAGCTGCTTGGGAAAGTGGTATGGATAATGCAACACGTTTTGACCGTGAAGGAAGTGGACCAGATGATAAAGGTATTGAAATTTATACAGTAAGAAATGATAAACATGATCCAGTCGGATATGTTATCAACCAAGAATCAGTAGATTTAAATGCTTATCTATATGCTGAAAAAGGATTCTTAAAATCAATGGCAGAAGAATTAGGATATCAAGATGATGTAGAAAAATACACAAAAGAAGCAGAAAAACTTCAAAAATACATTAATGAAAAAATGTATGATGAAGAAACTGGATTCTATTATGATGTTCAGACAAATGAAGATGGTTCAGAAAAGAAATTATTAGTAAATAGAGGTAAAGGAACAGAAGGTTGGATTCCATTATGGGCTAAAGCTGCAACTAAAGATAGAGCTGCTAAAGTAGTGGAAAATATGACAGATTCTAATAAATTTAATACATTAGTACCTTTCCCAACAGCTTCAAAAGATAATGCTAAATATGCACCAGAAAAATATTGGCGTGGACCAGTATGGTTAGATCAAGCTTTATATGCAGTAGAAGCTTTACAGAACTATGGATATGATGATGAAGCAAAAGATGCAACAATTAAATTATTTGATAATACCAAAGGTTTATTAGAAAGTGGACCAATTCATGAGAATTATAACCCTGAAACTGGAGAAGGTCTACATACTAAGAACTTCAGTTGGAGTGCATCTGCTTTCTATATGTTATATCAGAATACATTAACTTCTAATAATACAACATCACAAACTGGATTTGATATACCAGAAGTTAAATAA
- the dut gene encoding dUTP diphosphatase: MFELKIKKLNEDAIIPKFAHKGDAGMDLYSVSEVEIPAGETRLIKTGIAIQLPNMTEAQVRPRSGLALKHSITVLNTPGTIDEGYRGEIGVILINHGKETFVVEKHMKIAQMVVKPIYEVNVMEVEELTDSERGEGGFGSTGTK, encoded by the coding sequence ATGTTTGAACTTAAAATAAAAAAATTAAATGAAGATGCGATAATACCAAAATTTGCACACAAAGGTGATGCTGGAATGGATCTTTATTCTGTTTCAGAAGTTGAAATACCAGCAGGGGAAACTAGATTAATAAAGACAGGTATTGCAATACAGCTTCCTAATATGACAGAAGCTCAGGTTAGACCAAGAAGTGGACTAGCTTTAAAACATTCTATAACAGTATTAAACACTCCTGGAACAATAGATGAAGGATACAGAGGAGAAATAGGTGTAATACTTATAAACCATGGAAAAGAAACTTTTGTTGTAGAAAAACATATGAAAATTGCTCAGATGGTTGTAAAGCCAATATATGAGGTGAATGTAATGGAAGTAGAAGAATTAACTGATTCAGAAAGAGGAGAAGGTGGATTCGGATCTACAGGAACAAAATAA
- a CDS encoding type IA DNA topoisomerase, with protein MKLILAEKPSVAKTIASFLGAKTRNQGYFEGNGYIVTYAVGHLVSLYDVKDYDKEKYSGSWKMENFPFIPPDKFKFKVDKSKRDQFNVIKSLLKRDDIEYIINATDNDREGELIAFLIFFLIKPKIPIKRILVNEWTPEDITRGMNNLKENNEMLNLQAAGYTRLITDWLIGINFTSVATLKYGNGKMLNIGRVILPTVKLIYDRDMEIKNFVPKTYYEIEGNFKAKNGTYKGKYIYKGKESRIDDLEECKKIVSEINSDKGTIKDKKVTNTKEYAPKLFSLTSLQGYITSKYARFTSDKVLSVCQSLYEGKGKGGFITYPRTDSIYLEESLASKAEQTLNKIKENLPYKDKIKFTKTKRVFDSSKVDSHSAIMPTYIIPTGLNEDEMIVYNAIRDRFVANFMPPAEFENTDIKTDVDGKIFQTKGKVLKSKGYLEVYNKQDKNELLPFVEKGEEVDVLGAAPVEKQTTPPKSYTEDTLLKAMKNCGKNVSDDDTTVLSGYSIGTSATRADVLKKIKDVGYVKKKGKSYYITELGINLVEIFPVKELLDVDFTGKLEKSLSDIQKGQFTRKEYLNNICSFVVRSVNTMKMDSKKNINPEHYVYSTKYKKYVKESSLKAMEEKGKSSAKATNAKKSDSSSTKSVDNKSTSKNSSEKQSLGKCPVCGSDVYEYEKGFFCENYKECRYGIWNEDQCFKKFKKKPNKTMVKSLLKKGEAKVRSFTDANGNKFDAIVKYQKNPANGAYGWIIERI; from the coding sequence ATGAAATTAATACTGGCAGAAAAGCCGTCAGTAGCAAAAACTATAGCCTCTTTCTTAGGTGCTAAGACAAGAAATCAAGGCTATTTTGAGGGAAATGGATATATAGTTACATACGCTGTTGGGCATTTAGTTTCCCTTTATGATGTTAAAGACTACGACAAAGAAAAATACTCTGGCTCTTGGAAAATGGAAAATTTCCCTTTCATTCCGCCAGATAAATTTAAGTTTAAAGTAGATAAAAGTAAAAGAGATCAATTTAATGTAATAAAATCTCTTCTAAAAAGAGATGATATCGAATATATAATAAATGCAACCGATAACGATAGAGAGGGGGAACTTATCGCATTTTTAATTTTCTTCCTTATAAAACCAAAAATACCAATAAAAAGAATACTTGTAAACGAATGGACTCCAGAAGATATTACTAGAGGAATGAATAATTTAAAAGAAAACAATGAAATGTTAAATTTACAAGCTGCTGGATATACAAGGCTTATAACTGACTGGCTAATTGGGATAAACTTTACATCAGTTGCTACTTTAAAATACGGAAACGGAAAAATGCTAAATATTGGTAGAGTTATCCTACCTACAGTTAAATTAATATACGATAGAGATATGGAAATTAAAAATTTCGTTCCTAAAACATATTACGAAATAGAAGGAAATTTCAAAGCTAAAAACGGAACTTACAAAGGTAAGTATATATATAAAGGAAAAGAAAGTAGAATAGACGATTTAGAAGAATGTAAAAAAATAGTATCTGAAATAAATTCAGATAAAGGTACCATAAAAGATAAAAAGGTTACAAATACCAAAGAATACGCTCCAAAGCTATTCTCTCTTACATCTTTACAGGGGTACATAACTTCTAAATATGCTCGATTTACATCTGATAAAGTCCTTAGTGTATGTCAGTCTCTTTATGAAGGGAAAGGAAAAGGGGGATTTATCACATATCCTAGAACAGACTCTATCTATTTAGAAGAAAGTTTAGCTTCTAAAGCAGAACAGACTTTAAATAAGATAAAAGAAAATCTTCCTTATAAAGATAAAATCAAATTTACTAAGACTAAGAGAGTTTTCGACTCTTCAAAGGTAGACAGCCACAGTGCCATAATGCCTACCTATATAATACCAACAGGACTTAATGAAGACGAGATGATAGTCTACAACGCAATTAGAGATAGATTTGTCGCAAACTTCATGCCTCCTGCAGAATTTGAAAACACTGATATAAAAACAGATGTCGACGGAAAAATATTCCAAACAAAAGGAAAAGTACTAAAATCTAAAGGATATCTTGAAGTCTACAATAAGCAGGATAAAAACGAACTTCTCCCATTCGTCGAAAAAGGTGAAGAAGTCGATGTACTAGGTGCTGCACCAGTTGAAAAACAGACTACACCACCAAAATCATATACAGAAGATACACTTCTAAAAGCTATGAAAAACTGTGGTAAAAACGTATCTGATGATGATACAACTGTACTTTCTGGATATTCAATAGGAACTTCAGCTACTAGAGCTGATGTTCTTAAAAAGATAAAAGATGTTGGCTATGTTAAAAAGAAAGGAAAATCCTATTATATAACAGAGCTAGGTATAAATCTCGTTGAAATTTTCCCTGTAAAAGAGCTTCTCGACGTTGACTTTACTGGTAAACTAGAAAAGAGCCTTAGCGATATTCAGAAAGGGCAATTTACTAGAAAAGAATACCTTAACAATATCTGCTCTTTCGTAGTTAGAAGTGTTAATACTATGAAAATGGACTCAAAGAAAAATATAAATCCAGAGCACTATGTCTACAGCACTAAGTATAAAAAATATGTAAAAGAATCTTCTTTAAAAGCTATGGAAGAAAAAGGTAAATCCTCTGCTAAAGCTACAAACGCTAAAAAATCCGATTCTAGCTCAACAAAATCAGTTGACAATAAATCCACTTCAAAAAATTCTAGTGAAAAGCAGAGTTTGGGAAAATGTCCAGTATGTGGTTCTGATGTATATGAATACGAAAAAGGGTTCTTCTGTGAAAACTACAAAGAGTGTAGATATGGAATCTGGAATGAGGATCAATGTTTTAAAAAGTTTAAAAAGAAACCTAATAAAACTATGGTAAAATCATTGCTAAAAAAAGGTGAAGCTAAAGTAAGATCATTTACCGATGCAAACGGAAATAAATTTGATGCTATAGTTAAATATCAAAAAAATCCAGCCAATGGAGCTTATGGTTGGATAATAGAAAGAATATAA